A stretch of Mucilaginibacter terrae DNA encodes these proteins:
- a CDS encoding DUF4126 family protein: MSFKISKPLWQAVSLGAIAGSRAMSAPAITSHILSHHQTDNLANSPLKFMQSGKTATAFKLLAFGEFVGDKLPTAPNRIALPGLTGRFLTGALAGASVYKAGGGKAYLGAILGGSAALLSSFGCFYLRKATVKSTKILDPLIGGLEDALVIGASAGLAKSA, from the coding sequence ATGTCATTCAAAATATCAAAACCACTTTGGCAAGCCGTTAGCCTGGGCGCTATTGCCGGTAGTAGGGCTATGTCGGCACCTGCTATTACCAGTCATATCTTAAGTCATCATCAAACCGATAATTTAGCAAATTCACCTTTAAAATTTATGCAATCGGGTAAAACTGCTACGGCGTTCAAACTCTTGGCTTTTGGTGAATTTGTAGGTGATAAATTGCCCACCGCACCCAACCGCATTGCTTTACCCGGGTTAACCGGTCGGTTTTTAACAGGAGCATTGGCTGGTGCCAGTGTTTACAAGGCAGGTGGGGGTAAAGCCTACCTGGGTGCTATATTGGGCGGAAGCGCAGCCCTGCTATCATCCTTTGGTTGTTTTTACCTGCGTAAAGCAACTGTAAAAAGCACTAAAATATTAGACCCACTCATTGGCGGACTTGAGGATGCACTGGTAATAGGTGCAAGTGCGGGGTTAGCAAAATCGGCCTAA
- a CDS encoding mechanosensitive ion channel family protein: MMLLPLQIGNHLPPEVLEISKQMHPLLWNFCIWVTATVIGLVIKFITSRLLRIYSQRNNYSFFGSFVKHLSWPIGYFIPLFVFKLMMPLMRMNKIYYNFLDRCVSILLVISFAVLLTRAIRVLEDYVYHFYDLNKADNLKERKIRTQLKFLRKLVVAIIVFVTIALVLLSFESFRKLGTGLLTGVGIGGIIIGFAAQNSLGNLLAGMQLAFTQPIRIDDVLVVEGEWGRVEDITLTYVVLRIWDQRRLILPINYFIQKPFQNWTRISADIIGTVFIYMDYSIPMQPLRTEFERLLTLTKLWDGKVQVLQLTDAKERTIEIRMLVSARNSSDAFDLRCFIRENMITYIQENYPGSLPKIRTDYADKFPQALPEASI, from the coding sequence ATGATGTTACTACCGCTGCAAATTGGAAACCATTTACCGCCCGAAGTACTCGAAATATCAAAACAAATGCATCCGCTATTGTGGAACTTTTGCATTTGGGTAACCGCAACTGTTATTGGCCTTGTTATAAAATTTATTACGTCGCGCCTATTGCGTATTTACTCCCAACGAAATAATTACTCTTTTTTCGGGTCGTTTGTAAAACACCTGAGCTGGCCCATAGGCTATTTCATCCCCCTATTTGTATTTAAACTTATGATGCCGCTTATGAGGATGAATAAAATCTACTATAATTTTTTAGACCGGTGTGTAAGTATTCTGCTCGTTATATCATTTGCCGTATTGCTTACTCGAGCCATTAGGGTTTTAGAAGATTACGTTTATCATTTTTACGACCTGAACAAGGCCGATAACCTTAAAGAACGAAAAATACGCACACAGCTCAAGTTTTTACGAAAGTTGGTGGTGGCTATCATTGTATTTGTAACCATTGCATTGGTATTGTTAAGCTTTGAGAGTTTCCGCAAACTGGGTACAGGCTTACTTACAGGTGTGGGTATTGGTGGTATCATTATTGGTTTTGCAGCCCAAAATTCGCTGGGTAACTTACTGGCGGGTATGCAACTGGCTTTTACGCAGCCTATACGCATTGATGATGTACTGGTGGTTGAGGGCGAATGGGGACGAGTTGAAGATATAACCCTCACCTACGTGGTATTACGTATTTGGGACCAGCGCCGGTTAATTTTACCTATTAACTACTTCATTCAAAAGCCTTTTCAAAACTGGACGCGCATATCGGCCGATATTATTGGCACCGTGTTCATCTATATGGATTACTCCATACCTATGCAACCATTGCGTACCGAGTTTGAGCGGTTACTAACACTTACCAAACTGTGGGACGGTAAAGTACAGGTTTTACAACTCACCGATGCCAAAGAGCGCACCATTGAGATACGCATGCTGGTAAGCGCCCGCAACTCGTCGGACGCGTTTGACCTGCGCTGTTTTATTCGCGAAAACATGATCACTTACATACAGGAAAACTATCCCGGCAGCCTGCCCAAAATTCGGACAGACTATGCCGATAAGTTTCCGCAGGCATTGCCCGAAGCCAGTATTTAG
- a CDS encoding glyoxalase, whose translation MQHRAKSIRPFIGSKNFEISRSFYRDLGFEETVLEPKLSVFKTGTEAFYLQNAYVKDWIDNTMIFLEVEDLSAFWADLQKLNLTQKYEDVKIVPIRNQAWGRECFVHDPSGVLWHFGEFV comes from the coding sequence ATGCAACACAGGGCAAAATCAATACGGCCGTTTATAGGCTCAAAAAACTTTGAAATATCACGAAGCTTTTACCGCGATTTAGGTTTCGAAGAAACGGTACTGGAGCCCAAACTTAGTGTTTTTAAAACCGGTACCGAGGCATTTTACCTGCAAAACGCTTATGTTAAAGACTGGATCGATAATACGATGATTTTCCTGGAGGTTGAAGATCTATCGGCCTTTTGGGCAGACTTGCAAAAGCTTAACCTTACCCAAAAGTATGAAGATGTAAAGATCGTACCTATACGTAATCAAGCATGGGGCCGTGAGTGCTTTGTGCATGATCCATCAGGAGTTTTATGGCATTTTGGTGAGTTCGTGTAA
- a CDS encoding VOC family protein, whose protein sequence is MKKVTGIGGIFFKSEDPKAINEWYAQNLGLPTSAYGTTFDWLEVDDASKKGTTVWNPFPADTKYFNPSTKPFMINYRVADLVALVEELKANNVTIVDEIAEYDYGKFIHILDPEGNIIELWEPKDEPAEDATAE, encoded by the coding sequence ATGAAAAAAGTAACAGGCATTGGCGGTATATTTTTTAAAAGTGAAGACCCGAAAGCTATAAATGAGTGGTACGCTCAAAACCTTGGTTTGCCTACCAGCGCTTATGGTACCACATTTGATTGGCTGGAGGTTGATGATGCATCTAAGAAAGGTACTACTGTTTGGAACCCGTTCCCGGCAGATACCAAATACTTCAACCCATCAACCAAGCCTTTCATGATCAATTACCGGGTGGCCGATCTGGTGGCGCTGGTGGAAGAACTAAAAGCCAACAACGTAACCATTGTTGATGAAATTGCTGAATATGATTACGGAAAATTTATTCATATCCTCGATCCTGAAGGCAACATCATAGAGCTTTGGGAACCGAAAGATGAACCGGCAGAAGATGCAACTGCTGAATAA
- a CDS encoding polyprenyl synthetase family protein, translating into MNKLQDLQLLIEDAVNQLSFPAQPSELYEPITYIMALGGKRMRPALLLMACDMFGGDVKKALPPALAIEVFHNFTLVHDDIMDNAPLRRGKATVHEKWNPNTGILSGDVMLVEAYKLIMQVDDSILRRVLEIFSNTAVGVCEGQQFDMNFEQQSEVEIDAYINMIRLKTAVLLGGALNIGALIGGASDEDASLLYTFGEQLGIAFQLQDDILDVYGDPEKFGKQVGGDIISNKKTFLLIKALELADADEKQALNQWINAVDFNAAEKVTAVTSVYNTLNIRQKAEEAMQNYAAIGFEALDKLSISEDKKQYLRSFADGLMVREK; encoded by the coding sequence ATGAATAAATTACAAGATTTACAGCTACTGATAGAGGATGCGGTTAACCAACTGTCGTTTCCTGCGCAACCCTCTGAATTATACGAGCCCATCACTTATATTATGGCCCTTGGCGGCAAGCGTATGCGCCCTGCCCTGTTACTGATGGCCTGCGACATGTTTGGCGGCGACGTTAAAAAAGCCCTGCCCCCTGCCCTCGCTATCGAAGTGTTCCACAACTTTACGCTGGTGCATGATGATATTATGGACAACGCCCCCCTGCGCCGCGGCAAAGCTACCGTTCACGAAAAGTGGAACCCTAACACGGGCATCCTTTCGGGCGATGTAATGCTGGTTGAAGCCTACAAGCTCATAATGCAGGTAGACGACAGTATTTTGCGCCGCGTGCTCGAAATTTTCAGCAACACAGCCGTTGGCGTATGCGAAGGCCAGCAATTCGACATGAATTTTGAGCAGCAAAGCGAGGTTGAAATAGATGCTTACATCAACATGATCCGCCTTAAAACAGCAGTATTGCTGGGCGGAGCGCTTAATATAGGTGCTCTAATTGGTGGTGCCAGCGATGAGGATGCAAGCCTGCTCTACACCTTTGGCGAACAATTGGGCATTGCTTTCCAATTGCAGGACGACATTTTAGATGTTTACGGCGACCCTGAAAAATTTGGTAAACAGGTTGGCGGCGACATTATCTCCAACAAAAAAACCTTCCTGCTCATTAAAGCCCTCGAGTTGGCTGATGCCGATGAAAAACAAGCTCTTAACCAATGGATCAACGCAGTTGATTTTAATGCCGCTGAAAAAGTAACGGCCGTAACATCGGTTTACAATACATTAAACATCAGGCAAAAGGCCGAAGAAGCCATGCAAAATTACGCGGCTATTGGCTTTGAGGCTTTGGATAAACTTTCAATTTCCGAAGACAAGAAGCAGTATTTGCGCAGCTTTGCTGATGGGTTGATGGTGAGGGAGAAATAA